The following DNA comes from Vigna radiata var. radiata cultivar VC1973A chromosome 4, Vradiata_ver6, whole genome shotgun sequence.
TATACTCGAAGCAGGCTTATTTGACATGAACCGCATCTCTTTCATTGGAACACTGTCCTCAAACATACCAGATAAATCAAAACCAGTTGAGAAGGAGATAATAGCAAAAGCATTCAAGTTACAAGGCTTGGTCAGTTCATGCTTTGCAACTGCAATAGGTGGACCGTCATTCTCGCACTCACACGCTTCAACTATTCCATCAGCATTCAGGGGAGCTGGAGCTGGAGCTGGTTCTTGGTTTTCAGTTGCAGTAATAGCAGGATTCTCCAACCTCACTTTAAACCAAGAACATTTCATAATTCCGGCAATTGATATCCTGGTCTTTGGGTTTGTATCCAATACTCTGGATAATAATCGGCGAACATCTGGTGCAAACCATTTAGGAAATTTGAATACTCCTTTACTGATTTTCCTGTACATCTCCATCAGATTTGAATCATGGAATGGAAGATGACCAGCCAACAGAACAAACAAGATTACCCCACATGACCATATATCTGCTTTCATCCCATCGTAACCCTTTCTGCTTATCACTTCTGGAGCAACATAAGCAGGGGTTCCACATGTAGTATGGAGCAACCCATCTTGCCGTTTGGATTCAGTAAGGGCACTCAACCCAAAGTCTGAAACCatcaaattatcattttcatccaaaagtAGATTTTCAGGCTTTAAGTCTCGATGACAAACACCCCTGCTATGGCAGTAGTCAACAGCGCTGATCAGTTGCTGAAAATATTTCCTAGCAGTATCCACCTTCAGCCTTCCTTTGATTACCTTGTTGAAGAGCTCACCACCTTTTGCATGCTCCATGACaaagaaaattttggttttggtgGCCATTACCTCATAAAGCTCAACCACATGTCGATGTCTGATCAATCTCATCACTGCAACTTCACGCTTAATCTGATCAACCAAtccaactttcaaaattttttccTTATCAATTACCTTAATGGCCACATTCATGCCAGTTATCAGATTCCTACCATGGTAGACCTTTGCGAATGTCCCTTGGCCTAATAACCTACCAAGTTCATATTTTTGCAGAAGCACACCTCCCTTCTGTTCCATTTTCTGCAGCTCTTTTTGCATAAGACCAATGCTACTTTCGATAGTATATACTGAGTCCGGGTGCTTACGTTATCAGAAAGTAGTAAACTATTCCAATGATGCTCAAAGCTCAGCCATCTTCGCAAACATCACGTTTTGACTTCACACAATTGCTCAGATTTCCAGCTTCTTCAGGCAAATGAGCATAAAATAGATATTCACAGTGGTCTATATATCCAATCTCATCAAGGATTAATAAGGCTAGCACACATGGTGCTACAACTTCATTAACACTGGAGAGGGAACTCTTAACTTTCAACCACATCTTTCAGCATTCCCTGGTTTTGGTAAAGGACACTAGATAATACCGAAGACGAACTCCTTAAAGCAGCTTTCAACCACCCAAAAGCAAAACATTTAAGGAAGGCACATctgaaaaaaaagaaggcaGAAAAGTTAGTAGGCAAACTTAAACATCCAATCCAgctaaataaatttagaaaataattatttaaatctcTTGTGACACGTAAACTTCAACCTTTTCAGTATTTATGACTTCTCTCTGATGCTAGTGTTTTAACAATTTGgatttataaaaacaaactaaGAAAAGGAGCAAAAATCAAATCCCCTACAGCAACAGGTGACTTTTAATCATGAGATTTACAGGACTCGACTCCTGGAGAACAAATTAGCCAATTGATTAATTACAGTTTCCCCTAACATTCTAGGTAACTAGTTTGTTCTATAGATATTAGGAATAAGTGATTCAAAACATACAAAGAAAACGCGTTTTAACAATGACAGAAGTACATGCCTATAtattgtcaaaattaaaaattattagatcCATCTAAGAggaatttaatcaaataatcatTTAGCTGGTTAAATAAGTAAACACATTTGCTAATACCAACACAGTCATGGGCTTGACACTTGAACAATGACTATTCTAACCTGAGACCATATTTTAAATGTGATCAACAGGGATTTCATACCAAAGCAAACTAGGCAAACAAGTAAAATAGCATTCACATATCCATGGGATTTTCTTAAAACGTCCGAATTAGGTGAAACTCAGAAGGGTAGGAAATTTCGGATGGTGAAATTAGGCACTACAAGCTTTCATATGCATTTGTTTCTACTTCCTATCAGATCATGACCTAACTTTCATAATTCTTCCATTATTTCTACCTAATTCCTTGTTtgtttcacttgtcaattgtcTTTGTCGCATcatattttgaagagaaaaacattTGTAGTTGTTTAACACAAAAAATTAAGTAGATTCAATTTACAAAATCGATACAGCACAAAAATTATTTGGAGTGTTTCAACTCAAAATAgattcaaaatcaatttcttttatataaacatttaccaaaaaatatattatatggcATTTCAACATGATTTTAGATGAACTTGAATCCAAACAAGCACGACTTTTATCCATGCTTTACGATTGGCAAAAACCTCCACCATATGCAGCAAATTTAATCGAAGAAGAGacaaagtacaaaaaaaaaagttttacgAGTAAGAAACCAAGAAACTGTCAATCTGAATAACAAGCATTCCatcagcaaaaaaaaaaaaaaaaagaaaaagaaaacacccACTGCACCATCccacactaaaacacaaaacagAGGAAAAACAGTCTCTACACAAGAAATATActgaaacaacaaaattacttcaaacgaataagagaaaacaaaaatcagtGATAACAAGTAAACGATTCACCAGAGGCGTCACCCcaaccaaaaaaagaaaaataaatgaaaacaacacACTCTGTATATCACCCCGGATAGGAATACTGATTGGGGTACAACGAGAGAGTGAAAAAGCTTTTGACTTTGCAAGATGTTGAACAAAACAGTgagaattaataaaaaaaaaatgtggttaAAAATGGAAATGATCTCAAACCCGAAGCCTTTTATGTAAAAAGCTTAAACCTTTCATGCAGAGCAAAAGagcacttatttatttatttcaaaatgatgcagaagaaaaagaaaagagctGAGAAGGGTGTTACCTGTGAGGGGTTTGAGAATTACCGTTTTTTTGCAGGTGGCTCTGCAATCGGAGTGAAACAGAGAACTGAGCAATTACCGAGAGATGGGAAAGAAGAGAAACACAGAATTTGCTGTCGTTTTAACGTTTGTGGCAAATGTTGTAGTCCGTGGGCGCAGCTTCTTATATAAACTCACTTGACCTGATTTGTTGCTACCTATGAATtcgttaattttaatttgttacataattttaaaaattaaaagataactgaaaaataaaggaagatattattttaacacaaaaatattttgaaagaggttatactttgaaagaagaaaaatatattttttctctgtttccactaaattttgatttatgtaTGTTTACATTAATGAAGACAACCTATAAAGatcaatttagtattttttattttaagtttgtgatagttaaaaatataattaaatattgaactaaaataaaattcaatagaGTGCATACTGCACATCTATACTAATACATAAAACAGAAACATTTTTAtacttacttttttatttacagtttttaaattttatctttaatgttGTAATGCTGTTTTTATCGTGATAACTGTTATTAGAATACTTACATATAGTAAATTGCTAAGTATGACTTGTACTGTATTGTGCATTTGGTGATATTTATCTTTCACTCGTATGTAAATGGagattttttagtaaaaaaaataatataagtttacACAAAAACAATATTAGCACGAGTAGGTTGagcaaaatcattaaaaaaaatttaaattatataaatttatctaactgatcatttgttaaatttattataaaccaatcattcaaaataaaaattaacattgatAATGCTCGAAGACATACTTTGACATGTTTATAAAGAATAACATACTATatgatttaatgaaatatatatttcattttatacacgtgttttaagaaaaaaaaataggacttatatattcttttaaaatattgacgTGAAAaggataattatttaattaaaacatctTAAGAATCTTCACACCTCAAGTTTCCCTTATTATATGTGGAgcacataaaaagaaaaaaaaaaatccaaagttATGAAGGGAATAAGTCAAAACTCACGaagaaattaaacaaacttaaaaGGAAGGAACCACACATATtcctaaacaaataaaaataagctAAGAATATTATACTACCAAACAAAGTTAAGTCTAGTACGAAAGTAATTTATCAACATAGAAATTTCGCTCTTGAAAAATATACAgtgaagaataaaaagtaatagAAGAACTAAGTGCTATACATTTTTCCATGTCGCATGTAGCTACAAATGTACTTCAATGAAAGCTTTGATAACTTTATGAATCACATTCAACATAAATATTACTCTAaccaaatatattttgtatttttgtaaagCATAACTATCAAAATTTCAGCTACAAGCACAAAGGTAAtactaatttaattacttttattatcatGAAAAGTCTCTCTATTAAAgttaacaataacaataactttaaaatcttaaatatcatctattatataaaatttagattttaatttatgttttatattttttttttcatatgttgaGATCGACTAAAACCAATATCAACttgattaatttgtttgataaaCATCGGTCGATGAAGGTTATTTGTCTTTTGTAACACTAACATACATTATTTGATGAAATGTATATGTTCAAAGTGTCTACTCGTAACTATTAGATGGTTTAgttagattttttattattttgttatataattagttatatatGTAGATATAATCAAACTTATCTAATTGACCAATTGAATTGTTACATGCTtgtataatttgtattaattattcattataattttttctttcctatttAAGGTTGTGTATTATGAAAACTCCTTgtagatattatattttgatgttGTATGCTTTTATCaagaaattatttatagaaTATATCATTCTTTCTTATTACAATGtgtctttcatattttcttacATATTGTATGAACTTATGTATTGGATATTTTAACAAACTAGCGTTAACactttaatatgatttttttgcATTCATAGATAGTtagtcttgcatttgattgtgTTTAGGAAGCAAAATTCCATGACTCAAAGTTCCTTTAACCTTTAATGTATCTTAGCAACCTTTTTGCAGCAAGAAAATGTGTCGTCTTTGAAACATTCATGCTTATACAAATCAATCCAACAACAATTGAGATATACTATTGCAAAGATATCTCAGAGAGCCTACCATTTATTTGTATAAAGTGTTGCTACATTCTTTTCCTTATCACTGTATTCATCAATCTTGAACTTCATCTTCGTTGGAGTAGTTGCAAAGTTACTTTCCTCCAAACtaaatttcttcaatatttgagtagcttatttatttttatgccATATCATTCCTTTATTGTCTTCAATGaatttcattctcatataaTACCATCCCGCATTTTGGTATCATAGTGATTTTAATTCAATGatgtatacattaaaaaaacattaacaaaattatttttttttatctaatgtagtgtatacaatttttttaatgtgtcaaACTAGTCTtctttatactatatttatttaaactgGATTGATttcagttataaaaaaaattagatttccGATTTAtatcaagaaattaaaaactagTGTCAttataattactaataaataaaaatatctataaaaattgaggaaaaggaaaagctttttatttttttatgacaaaaaagttatttatacatgttatttcacaagaaaaaaaggaaaaaaaatccaGAATTGGTTGAATTTCAAATATTcgaatttatcaataaaataagacGACTAACTTCACATTTTTAATTGCTCCGAAAAGACTATTCATCCCTATCAagtttaagttaaattttggaaaaaggataaaaattatTGTCTTATTTGCCAAAGAAAGATAGAATAtggtattaaaaattaattaatcattttaatatttgacagttacaaattcattaaattgaaaagtaatattcaattatttgattgattagatattgaattttgatgaattatttttaagtaattcttaaaataataaatgaagcAATAAAAACCTATGAATATctcaattaaaagaaagaacttCATGATAGTTAATATGGGGGCATTAACACCCATCATGCATGGTGTTCTTAGACTTATTGTTACTCTAAATGGTGAgtatattattgattgtgaaccAATATTAGGTTATTTACATATAGGAATGGAAAAAATAACGGAAAATCgaataaattatacaatatatGTCTTATGCAA
Coding sequences within:
- the LOC106759376 gene encoding CBL-interacting protein kinase 2-like, translated to MQKELQKMEQKGGVLLQKYELGRLLGQGTFAKVYHGRNLITGMNVAIKVIDKEKILKVGLVDQIKREVAVMRLIRHRHVVELYEVMATKTKIFFVMEHAKGGELFNKVIKGRLKVDTARKYFQQLISAVDYCHSRGVCHRDLKPENLLLDENDNLMVSDFGLSALTESKRQDGLLHTTCGTPAYVAPEVISRKGYDGMKADIWSCGVILFVLLAGHLPFHDSNLMEMYRKISKGVFKFPKWFAPDVRRLLSRVLDTNPKTRISIAGIMKCSWFKVRLENPAITATENQEPAPAPAPLNADGIVEACECENDGPPIAVAKHELTKPCNLNAFAIISFSTGFDLSGMFEDSVPMKEMRFMSNKPASSIISKLEEICKRVCLKVRKKDGGLLKLEGSKEGRKGSLGVDAEIFEITPQLHMVELRKCNGDTMEYQKLFTQDIRPALEDIVWTWQGEQPQQEQHHHEEHQPSHTA